The Malus domestica chromosome 06, GDT2T_hap1 genome has a segment encoding these proteins:
- the LOC103438032 gene encoding lipid phosphate phosphatase 2 isoform X1, with amino-acid sequence MPEMQLGSHTLRSHGVKVAKLLHKYDWLILLLLAAVDVTLNLIEPFHRFVGKEMMTDLKYPFQKDTIPFWAVPIYAVLLPVAIFLVYYICRKDVYDLHHAILGLFYSVLITLVITDAIKDAVGRPRPNFFWRCFPNGIGIYDPATNNCVCTGEKKIIKEGHKSFPSGHTSVSFAGLGFLAWYLSGKIKVFDRRGHSAKLCIVILPLLCAALVGISHVDDYWHHWQDVFAGGLIGIVIASIFYLQSFPLPNQRDVSYFLICRVGTSCVFPHAGCREECWRVRVSGHEGQLSSDAKNRYRESRLQSPRFESASPLITGRREKILS; translated from the exons ATGCCCGAGATGCAGTTAGGATCTCACACATTAAGATCTCATGGAGTCAAAGTGGCTAAACTACTGCACAAGTATGACTGGTTAATTCTTCTGCTTCTCGCGGCGGTTGATGTAACTTTGAATCTTATAGAGCCTTTTCATCGTTTCGTTGGCAAAGAAATGATGACTGATCTCAAATACCCTTTTCAGAAAGACACCATTCCCTTCTGGGCCGTTCCA ATTTACGCAGTACTCTTGCCTGTCGCCATCTTTCTCGTGTACTACATTTGCAGAAAGGATGTTTATGATTTGCACCATGCCATATTGG GTCTTTTCTATTCTGTTCTCATAACTCTTGTAATAACGGATGCAATCAAGGATGCTGTTGGCCGCCCGCGTCCAAACTTCTTCTGGCGGTGTTTCCCTAATGGAATAGGT ATATATGATCCTGCCACTAACAATTGTGTCTGCACTGGAGAGAAGAAGATTATAAAGGAAGGACATAAAAGCTTTCCTAGTGGACATACTTCAG TTTCATTTGCAGGTCTTGGTTTTCTTGCATGGTATTTGTCCGGGAAGATCAAAGTGTTTGATCGTAGAGGCCATTCTGCAAAGCTCTGTATTGTTATTCTTCCGTTACTCTGTGCTGCTCTGGTGGGAATCTCTCATGTGGATGACTACTGGCATCATTGGCAGGATGTCTTTGCAGGAGGTCTTATAG GAATTGTCATAGCTTCGATTTTTTACTTGCAGTCCTTCCCTCTCCCAAACCAGCGGGATG tttcttattttttaatttgcagGGTAGGCACCTCATGCGTATTTCCACATGCTGGCTGCAGAGAGGAATGTTGGCGAGTCCGTGTCTCCGGCCACGAGGGTCAACTCTCTTCGGATGCGAAGAACAGATATCGAGAGTCTAGACTTCAGTCCCCAAGATTCGAGTCCGCTAGTCCACTAATTACTGGAAGAAGGGAGAAGATACTGAGTTGA
- the LOC103438032 gene encoding lipid phosphate phosphatase 2 isoform X5, with translation MPEMQLGSHTLRSHGVKVAKLLHKYDWLILLLLAAVDVTLNLIEPFHRFVGKEMMTDLKYPFQKDTIPFWAVPIYAVLLPVAIFLVYYICRKDVYDLHHAILGLFYSVLITLVITDAIKDAVGRPRPNFFWRCFPNGIGIYDPATNNCVCTGEKKIIKEGHKSFPSGHTSVSFAGLGFLAWYLSGKIKVFDRRGHSAKLCIVILPLLCAALVGISHVDDYWHHWQDVFAGGLIG, from the exons ATGCCCGAGATGCAGTTAGGATCTCACACATTAAGATCTCATGGAGTCAAAGTGGCTAAACTACTGCACAAGTATGACTGGTTAATTCTTCTGCTTCTCGCGGCGGTTGATGTAACTTTGAATCTTATAGAGCCTTTTCATCGTTTCGTTGGCAAAGAAATGATGACTGATCTCAAATACCCTTTTCAGAAAGACACCATTCCCTTCTGGGCCGTTCCA ATTTACGCAGTACTCTTGCCTGTCGCCATCTTTCTCGTGTACTACATTTGCAGAAAGGATGTTTATGATTTGCACCATGCCATATTGG GTCTTTTCTATTCTGTTCTCATAACTCTTGTAATAACGGATGCAATCAAGGATGCTGTTGGCCGCCCGCGTCCAAACTTCTTCTGGCGGTGTTTCCCTAATGGAATAGGT ATATATGATCCTGCCACTAACAATTGTGTCTGCACTGGAGAGAAGAAGATTATAAAGGAAGGACATAAAAGCTTTCCTAGTGGACATACTTCAG TTTCATTTGCAGGTCTTGGTTTTCTTGCATGGTATTTGTCCGGGAAGATCAAAGTGTTTGATCGTAGAGGCCATTCTGCAAAGCTCTGTATTGTTATTCTTCCGTTACTCTGTGCTGCTCTGGTGGGAATCTCTCATGTGGATGACTACTGGCATCATTGGCAGGATGTCTTTGCAGGAGGTCTTATAG GGTAG
- the LOC103438032 gene encoding lipid phosphate phosphatase 2 isoform X3 encodes MPEMQLGSHTLRSHGVKVAKLLHKYDWLILLLLAAVDVTLNLIEPFHRFVGKEMMTDLKYPFQKDTIPFWAVPIYAVLLPVAIFLVYYICRKDVYDLHHAILGLFYSVLITLVITDAIKDAVGRPRPNFFWRCFPNGIGIYDPATNNCVCTGEKKIIKEGHKSFPSGHTSVSFAGLGFLAWYLSGKIKVFDRRGHSAKLCIVILPLLCAALVGISHVDDYWHHWQDVFAGGLIGIVIASIFYLQSFPLPNQRDGVSAILW; translated from the exons ATGCCCGAGATGCAGTTAGGATCTCACACATTAAGATCTCATGGAGTCAAAGTGGCTAAACTACTGCACAAGTATGACTGGTTAATTCTTCTGCTTCTCGCGGCGGTTGATGTAACTTTGAATCTTATAGAGCCTTTTCATCGTTTCGTTGGCAAAGAAATGATGACTGATCTCAAATACCCTTTTCAGAAAGACACCATTCCCTTCTGGGCCGTTCCA ATTTACGCAGTACTCTTGCCTGTCGCCATCTTTCTCGTGTACTACATTTGCAGAAAGGATGTTTATGATTTGCACCATGCCATATTGG GTCTTTTCTATTCTGTTCTCATAACTCTTGTAATAACGGATGCAATCAAGGATGCTGTTGGCCGCCCGCGTCCAAACTTCTTCTGGCGGTGTTTCCCTAATGGAATAGGT ATATATGATCCTGCCACTAACAATTGTGTCTGCACTGGAGAGAAGAAGATTATAAAGGAAGGACATAAAAGCTTTCCTAGTGGACATACTTCAG TTTCATTTGCAGGTCTTGGTTTTCTTGCATGGTATTTGTCCGGGAAGATCAAAGTGTTTGATCGTAGAGGCCATTCTGCAAAGCTCTGTATTGTTATTCTTCCGTTACTCTGTGCTGCTCTGGTGGGAATCTCTCATGTGGATGACTACTGGCATCATTGGCAGGATGTCTTTGCAGGAGGTCTTATAG GAATTGTCATAGCTTCGATTTTTTACTTGCAGTCCTTCCCTCTCCCAAACCAGCGGGATGGTGTGTCAGCTATCTTAT GGTAG
- the LOC103438034 gene encoding geranylgeranyl transferase type-2 subunit beta 1-like, whose protein sequence is MWGEIDTRFSYIAILCLALLHRLNKINVEKAVNYIVSCKNHDGGFGCTPGAESHAGQIFCCVGALAITGSLHHIDKDLLGWWLCERQVNSGDILIKSKAKPGGLNGRPEKLPDVCYSWWVLSSLVMIDRVHWIDKEKLVKFILDCQDIENGGISDRPDDAVDVYHTYFGVAGLSLLEYPGMKALDPAYALPVDVVNRIILGK, encoded by the exons ATGTGGGGTGAAATTGATACAAG gtTTTCGTACATTGCTATATTGTGTCTCGCGCTACTACATCGATTGAACAAAATCAATGTGGAGAAGGCCGTGAACTACATTGTAAGTTGTAAAAATCATGATGGCGGATTTGGATGCACACCTGGTGCGGAGTCTCATGCAGGTCAAA TTTTCTGTTGTGTGGGTGCTCTTGCTATTACGGGTTCTCTACATCATATTGACAAAGACCTTCTTGGGTGGTGGTTATGTGAGCGGCAAGTTAATTCTGGAGACATTCTTATCAAATCAAAAGCTAAACCTGGAGGCCTTAATGGCCGTCCAGAGAAACTTCCTGAT GTCTGCTACTCATGGTGGGTTCTTTCTAGTTTGGTCATGATTGACAGAGTTCATTGGATTGATAAGGAAAAGCTTGTCAAGTTCATTTTAGACTGCCAG GACATTGAAAATGGAGGAATTTCGGACAGACCAGACGATGCTGTTGATGTCTACCACACATACTTTGGTGTAGCTG GACTTTCCCTTCTTGAATATCCCGGGATGAAGGCCCTAGATCCAGCTTATGCTTTGCCAGTTGATGTTGTGAATAGGATTATCTTGGGCAAATAA
- the LOC103438032 gene encoding lipid phosphate phosphatase 2 isoform X2: protein MPEMQLGSHTLRSHGVKVAKLLHKYDWLILLLLAAVDVTLNLIEPFHRFVGKEMMTDLKYPFQKDTIPFWAVPIYAVLLPVAIFLVYYICRKDVYDLHHAILGLFYSVLITLVITDAIKDAVGRPRPNFFWRCFPNGIGIYDPATNNCVCTGEKKIIKEGHKSFPSGHTSVSFAGLGFLAWYLSGKIKVFDRRGHSAKLCIVILPLLCAALVGISHVDDYWHHWQDVFAGGLIGIVIASIFYLQSFPLPNQRDGVSAILCKYGRHLMRISTCWLQRGMLASPCLRPRGSTLFGCEEQISRV from the exons ATGCCCGAGATGCAGTTAGGATCTCACACATTAAGATCTCATGGAGTCAAAGTGGCTAAACTACTGCACAAGTATGACTGGTTAATTCTTCTGCTTCTCGCGGCGGTTGATGTAACTTTGAATCTTATAGAGCCTTTTCATCGTTTCGTTGGCAAAGAAATGATGACTGATCTCAAATACCCTTTTCAGAAAGACACCATTCCCTTCTGGGCCGTTCCA ATTTACGCAGTACTCTTGCCTGTCGCCATCTTTCTCGTGTACTACATTTGCAGAAAGGATGTTTATGATTTGCACCATGCCATATTGG GTCTTTTCTATTCTGTTCTCATAACTCTTGTAATAACGGATGCAATCAAGGATGCTGTTGGCCGCCCGCGTCCAAACTTCTTCTGGCGGTGTTTCCCTAATGGAATAGGT ATATATGATCCTGCCACTAACAATTGTGTCTGCACTGGAGAGAAGAAGATTATAAAGGAAGGACATAAAAGCTTTCCTAGTGGACATACTTCAG TTTCATTTGCAGGTCTTGGTTTTCTTGCATGGTATTTGTCCGGGAAGATCAAAGTGTTTGATCGTAGAGGCCATTCTGCAAAGCTCTGTATTGTTATTCTTCCGTTACTCTGTGCTGCTCTGGTGGGAATCTCTCATGTGGATGACTACTGGCATCATTGGCAGGATGTCTTTGCAGGAGGTCTTATAG GAATTGTCATAGCTTCGATTTTTTACTTGCAGTCCTTCCCTCTCCCAAACCAGCGGGATGGTGTGTCAGCTATCTTATGTAAATAT GGTAGGCACCTCATGCGTATTTCCACATGCTGGCTGCAGAGAGGAATGTTGGCGAGTCCGTGTCTCCGGCCACGAGGGTCAACTCTCTTCGGATGCGAAGAACAGATATCGAGAGTCTAG
- the LOC103438031 gene encoding RAF-like serine/threonine-protein kinase PRAF, giving the protein MDPLPLPPLPTTVTTTATTAATSMQLNYPDSVDSSPRSRNADTWDDPLPQVPGAKLRLMCSYGGHIIPRPHDKSLCYVGGETRIIVAERHSTLSDLCSRLSRTLLNGRPFSLKYQLPNEDLHSLISVTTDEDLDNMVEEYDRTASASPHKPSRLRLFLFFVKPETTASMGVLLDDAKSESWFVDALNGSGLPRNLSDSATMDCLLTRSEKSCNDLEAQGDFFGDNNKQGNNVVMKNVDNVVVHDVHSINQESPFVENSTSSCGSSTSSPCLSNLPPIRVRMDENGARLMQGGNRGVGIEEQFAQISASYAAVVAAPPPMVVNSGALPPSGGQVMNASGVSGENVNRLDDERSSDQSMPVGFRKPPLPLPLQPLQVNKAGGGGGGYSLPSPDSVTSDSSITSANSLSKPMYYQEQIQAANRDNIRGPASPNTPGDASDPGSQNQVQQVQDSRYAIPPQSDQQQQQQQLQQQQQQQQQQFVHASTHYMHHPAAGQVPMQSYYTMYAPPSQQQPHHQMDHQQYPVYLMPVAQSQQSFNIPMQPNMVDTSVVASSRFTSPNPGSAVYKDSNIPPVYPTMTASPEVSASVYKTAVPQTPTLVQMPSNQYQQQYMGFSQMHHHPSQSIAMPPSATANYSYEYANPQHEQVFYTQHQAAPLPPQYQSMTPAAAAAAVALSEESKHQLPAYSADQTTQP; this is encoded by the exons ATGGATCCACTGCCACTACCGCCTCTCCCCACCACAGTCACCACCACCGCAACTACGGCAGCCACTAGCATGCAACTCAATTACCCCGACTCCGTGGACTCCTCCCCTCGCTCCCGCAATGCCGACACCTGGGACGACCCTCTCCCTCAAGTCCCCGGCGCCAAGCTCCGCCTCATGTGCAGCTACGGCGGCCACATCATCCCCCGCCCCCATGACAAGTCCCTCTGCTACGTCGGTGGCGAAACCCGCATTATTGTCGCCGAGCGCCACTCCACTCTCTCCGACCTCTGCTCCCGCCTCTCCCGAACGCTCCTCAACGGCCGCCCCTTCTCCCTCAAGTACCAGCTCCCCAACGAAGACCTCCACTCCCTCATCTCCGTCACCACCGATGAAGATCTCGACAACATGGTCGAAGAATACGACCGCACCGCCTCCGCCTCCCCCCACAAACCCTCCCGCCTCCGACTGTTCCTCTTCTTCGTGAAACCCGAAACCACCGCGTCGATGGGTGTTCTGCTCGACGACGCAAAGTCCGAGTCTTGGTTCGTCGACGCGCTGAACGGGTCGGGTCTTCCGAGGAACCTGTCGGATTCTGCCACCATGGATTGCTTGCTGACGAGGAGTGAGAAATCTTGCAATGATTTAGAGGCGCAAGGCGACTTCTTCGGAGACAACAACAAACAGGGAAACAACGTTGTGATGAAAAATGTTGATAATGTGGTTGTCCATGATGTTCATTCGATCAATCAAGAGTCCCCATTTGTCGAGAACAGTACTTCGTCATGCGGGTCGTCTACTTCGTCGCCTTGCTTGTCGAATTTGCCTCCGATTCGGGTTCGAATGGACGAAAATGGGGCAAGATTGATGCAGGGTGGTAACAGGGGTGTTGGGATTGAGGAGCAGTTTGCTCAGATAAGTGCTAGTTATGCTGCTGTTGTTGCTGCTCCGCCGCCAATGGTGGTGAATTCGGGTGCTTTGCCACCATCTGGGGGTCAGGTGATGAATGCTTCAGGTGTTTCTGGAGAAAATGTGAACAGGCTAGATGATGAAAGATCATCGGATCAGAGTATGCCGGTCGGATTTCGTAAGCCTCCCCTGCCATTGCCATTGCAGCCCTTGCAAGTTAATAAGGCTGGTGGCGGCGGCGGAGGTTATAGTTTACCTTCACCGGACTCAGTTACAAG TGATAGTAGCATTACATCTGCCAACTCTCTCTCCAAACCAATGTACTACCAAGAGCAGATTCAAGCTGCAAACAGGGACAACATCAGAGGTCCTGCTAGCCCTAATACACCCGGCGATGCTTCCGATCCGGGATCTCAAAATCAAGTTCAGCAAGTCCAGGATTCCAGGTACGCTATCCCTCCACAATCAGatcaacagcagcagcagcagcaactgcaacaacagcagcagcagcaacaacaacaatttgTCCATGCCAGCACACATTACATGCACCATCCCGCCGCAGGCCAAGTGCCAATGCAATCTTACTACACAATGTATGCGCCGCCGTCACAGCAACAGCCTCATCACCAAATGGATCACCAGCAGTATCCAGTCTATTTGATGCCTGTTGCACAGTCACAACAGTCCTTCAATATCCCTATGCAACCTAACATGGTTGACACGAGCGTGGTTGCCTCAAGCCGCTTTACATCCCCAAATCCTGGTTCTGCCGTTTACAAGGACAGTAATATCCCACCCGTTTATCCCACAATGACGGCTTCACCTGAAGTGTCTGCAAGTGTTTACAAAACGGCTGTGCCACAAACTCCAACATTAGTCCAAATGCCTTCTAACCAATACCAGCAGCAATACATGGGGTTCTCTCAAATGCATCACCATCCTTCTCAGTCCATTGCCATGCCTCCGTCTGCAACTGCTAATTACTCTTACGAATACGCAAATCCTCAACATGAACAAGTGTTCTACACACAGCATCAGGCCGCCCCGTTGCCTCCTCAATACCAGTCTATGACTCCTGCAGCAGCTGCCGCAGCAGTGGCACTGTCAGAGGAATCGAAACACCAGCTACCGGCATATTCAGCAGATCAGACCACACAACCATAA
- the LOC103438032 gene encoding lipid phosphate phosphatase 2 isoform X4, with amino-acid sequence MPEMQLGSHTLRSHGVKVAKLLHKYDWLILLLLAAVDVTLNLIEPFHRFVGKEMMTDLKYPFQKDTIPFWAVPIYAVLLPVAIFLVYYICRKDVYDLHHAILGLFYSVLITLVITDAIKDAVGRPRPNFFWRCFPNGIGIYDPATNNCVCTGEKKIIKEGHKSFPSGHTSVSFAGLGFLAWYLSGKIKVFDRRGHSAKLCIVILPLLCAALVGISHVDDYWHHWQDVFAGGLIGIVIASIFYLQSFPLPNQRDG; translated from the exons ATGCCCGAGATGCAGTTAGGATCTCACACATTAAGATCTCATGGAGTCAAAGTGGCTAAACTACTGCACAAGTATGACTGGTTAATTCTTCTGCTTCTCGCGGCGGTTGATGTAACTTTGAATCTTATAGAGCCTTTTCATCGTTTCGTTGGCAAAGAAATGATGACTGATCTCAAATACCCTTTTCAGAAAGACACCATTCCCTTCTGGGCCGTTCCA ATTTACGCAGTACTCTTGCCTGTCGCCATCTTTCTCGTGTACTACATTTGCAGAAAGGATGTTTATGATTTGCACCATGCCATATTGG GTCTTTTCTATTCTGTTCTCATAACTCTTGTAATAACGGATGCAATCAAGGATGCTGTTGGCCGCCCGCGTCCAAACTTCTTCTGGCGGTGTTTCCCTAATGGAATAGGT ATATATGATCCTGCCACTAACAATTGTGTCTGCACTGGAGAGAAGAAGATTATAAAGGAAGGACATAAAAGCTTTCCTAGTGGACATACTTCAG TTTCATTTGCAGGTCTTGGTTTTCTTGCATGGTATTTGTCCGGGAAGATCAAAGTGTTTGATCGTAGAGGCCATTCTGCAAAGCTCTGTATTGTTATTCTTCCGTTACTCTGTGCTGCTCTGGTGGGAATCTCTCATGTGGATGACTACTGGCATCATTGGCAGGATGTCTTTGCAGGAGGTCTTATAG GAATTGTCATAGCTTCGATTTTTTACTTGCAGTCCTTCCCTCTCCCAAACCAGCGGGATG GGTAG